A genomic segment from Bombus affinis isolate iyBomAffi1 chromosome 13, iyBomAffi1.2, whole genome shotgun sequence encodes:
- the LOC126923166 gene encoding uncharacterized protein LOC126923166 isoform X1, which produces MRALNSRRLQPTRTFHLFPRSFLCLLFLLFVLRVGQPRSVSHDEQNQVQPVAKLSPGAKKDDFGEINSMEIAELKPEESTEDIGEICGPLNVNCGDEEHDLVVFEAESRKKRENRKTKKVVDVVGASDEGSSEVLKQEDEEAGVVKKRRRNDVALVGKSEVRESEGIPVGQIGEATDEGIRRFDSQVDADGVAPGPFDARHSNEEYEGSVKAIEPKESEISNAEESRIQDDEKSKQALPDYFRKSGKLEDDDSENENEKEYSDKSADSEERKEFFANREYRSFVEPRGKSKRKSSTVYLNAEEKKISDGEQQSIVDGQIKKLISIRDDALDAQKTDKIDETKVLNSKRQVETDEWLAFNEEKVRSANKGNKQKSGRVEDLHRVRLLTPDVAVYNILQDALESYPNDETLVSYIDPKNDTLKELLTFDQLTILQMAEKFLPQALRREYSDKMFSCVRRFEYFSCVKYFAWPLVKQYFPALPAFPDYQCWYPIADLSPQYPIFPFPSFSEEIGELPEVVDADGTRTRKPRPEALIIQVLQNTLKEQPRISTSPSFLDQSMDTYITLIPEDQLLTINMAEQLIPISYRPEFVQKTVRCMKEYNYLSCFKYSAWPTVKRFIPTLPDIFSLMPEFQGAGLSSDVGSYVPQLSAYSNLNFYVPVGATTVPKDTEAPAYSSLKNRGTLLRSSDQLETKILEILQKVYLTKSYEQAREIPSFILTGNAVRFVTFTKRQIEILHLTESLLPPSARATFITEFLSYLQKSNDFIDAARYVIWPTIAKYQPTLSEFPRSEVPDHAKEPVDPQGSSEIEESSINPGLLIQERVVSNVEKEKAAGIFFRDKESRNRVPNVPVISVSGTRFVPIFSELPESVIYNILRSVQLQSIKSTSATSSFTTKNQEFLDLLTVQQANIIGIVDTLLPDSVRPDFVNSMLSCLRTENFLICTRDVVWPTLSLYFPWLPNFPDFGIVSSVRPSGSPSVVSNSTLTESSSSSDTPALSETDVKTGQHGDTTVTITDTRFFPIYNELPETIISNILKAVQFSIPNLPGSPAPVRTQEFSPHLSDHQINIINIAENLLPIPTRLEYIENMKPCIEERNFLQCSRDVTWPTIAKFYPWLPSFPNFGTLQNLPDESSSRAGLIKEAELLEQAEGKIENILSDILGKSPELERSYLNLTDSVSSSLNKRQINIIRLVERAIPDAARQSYVTRMQNCITGYNFLACTNNIIWPILKQYSFSLPDFSSISDLFSQFPGIVQIPPDLPDFGSIASNIPSISQLPGILQIPGISQLSTGFPTLSTQPGELAARSDSQNSQSDTRAEAQEGNSKGDPTITPSVDNDGAVPGYANQPPGILIDISNEKVDSSDTGREAATIDSKSSEEVKRRQRRSTIDVLGSYYDNEEADTADSLASSKSSTLALPNITESEYLRLLIKMKENLRFSNANPSKSEQYLADKLNSTMRNSLTADQYEILKIIQDLEDRPSSKGLTQQVIQCLLSLSFIRCLGIFVWPLVVSNLPSLPGLPSLPSFGILGRNLDTDSQVRNFFGMSTTDFEQKLLERKESIESFLLDWYRKLAEDKFQTDVGYLKIKGYGNNQLGISFSGFREGRGAKLKDNKNLPSILTIISDIMEEVLDQRPEGDRAKKDKEKRERSIKGSRETDIQFLKNSEEIVDIKRSIDDDEIITLFLDRIRPNDSEVENDDTKYTSDDAYDAFGVLFGTKLHDKLAGEIESLDAELRMEKAENGPIEPIREVDIVSLESEKDSDESKVLPTKSQVAYDFEKESSRDQEERQRRKRAKNFFKSFLEKYSDRRSKDDSNAESFDNVGDNKIIEEYEKDAKSTLVVQLPRLHEEVVSRKVTNSMIHMGKAFKTKMTQMMPGFGLVLSFLLQMALAHARATASMAGMISNMALGTAMFGMIRDSFFGSSGHPKIKYVYDNDKNGPGISWPTQYESGSRYYG; this is translated from the exons ATGAGAGCACTCAACTCGCGACGCCTACAGCCAACAAGGACCTTCCATCTCTTCCCTCGATCTTTCCTCTGTCTGCTGTTTCTCCTGTTCGTTCTCCGCGTTGGCCAACCACGCAGTGTATCGCACGATGAACAGAACCAGGTTCAACCAGTTGCCAAACTTTCGCCGGGCGCGAAGAAAGACGACTTTGGTGAAATAAATTCGATGGAGATCGCCGAGCTCAAGCCCGAAGAATCGACGGAGGACATTGGAGAAATTTGTGGACCGCTGAACGTAAACTGTGGCGATGAGGAACACGATCTCGTAGTGTTCGAAGCAGAGTCGAGGAAGAAAAGGGAGAATCGGAAGACGAAGAAGGTGGTGGACGTGGTTGGAGCGAGTGACGAGGGTAGCAGCGAGGTGTTAAAACAGGAAGACGAGGAAGCTGGTGTGGTgaaaaagcgtagaagaaacGACGTTGCTTTGGTCGGTAAATCCGAGGTTCGAGAAAGCGAAGGGATTCCAGTTGGACAGATCGGGGAAGCTACGGACGAGGGAATCAGGAGATTCGATTCGCAAGTGGATGCCGATGGCGTTGCACCTGGCCCGTTCGACGCACGCCACAGTAACGAAGAGTACGAAGGCTCTGTAAAAGCGATCGAGCCTAAAGAATCGGAGATATCCAATGCCGAGGAGAGTCGCATCCAGGATGATGAAAAATCGAAACAAGCGCTTCCCGATTACTTTCGAAAATCGGGAAAGCTCGAAGACGACGACAGCGAAAACGAAAACGAAAAGGAATACTCGGACAAGAGTGCAGACTCCGAAGAAAGGAAAGAGTTTTTCGCGAATAGAGAATACAGATCATTCGTCGAGCCTCGAGGTAAATCGAAACGTAAGAGTTCCACCGTTTACTTGAACGCGGAGGAGAAGAAGATATCCGATGGGGAACAGCAATCGATCGTCGATGGACAGATAAAGAAGTTAATATCGATTCGCGACGACGCGCTGGACGCTCAGAAGACCGACAAGATAGACGAGACCAAAGTCTTAAATTCTAAACGGCAGGTTGAGACGGACGAGTGGCTTGCCTTTAACGAGGAGAAGGTTCGGAGCGCGAACAAG GGTAACAAGCAAAAATCGGGCAGAGTGGAGGATCTTCATCGAGTCAGGCTTCTCACCCCGGACGTCGCGGTGTACAACATCCTGCAAGACGCCCTGGAATCGTATCCCAACGACGAAACGCTGGTCTCTTACATCGATCCGAAAAACGACACTCTGAAGGAATTGCTCACTTTCGATCAGTTGACTATACTCCAGATGGCCGAGAAATTTTTACCTCAAGCCTTACGCCGAGAATATTCCGACAAGATGTTTTCGTGCGTCAGGAGATTCGAATATTTTAGTTGCGTCAAGTACTTTGCGTGGCCTTTGGTCAAACAATACTTCCCAGCGTTGCCCGCTTTTCCAGATTACCAATGTTGGTATCCGATCGCCGATCTGTCCCCGCAGTATCCGATTTTCCCCTTCCCCAGTTTCTCGGAAGAGATCGGCGAGCTGCCAGAAGTGGTGGACGCCGATGGTACCAGAACGAGGAAGCCTAGACCGGAGGCGCTCATCATCCAGGTTCTTCAAAATACGCTAAAGGAACAGCCACGAATATCCACTTCGCCGTCTTTTCTGGATCAATCGATGGATACGTATATAACTCTGATACCCGAGGATCAATTATTAACCATCAACATGGCCGAGCAATTGATCCCAATCTCTTATCGGCCAGAATTTGTCCAGAAGACTGTCAGATGCATGAAGGAGTACAACTATCTCTCTTGTTTCAAATACTCAGCCTGGCCAACGGTCAAACGTTTCATTCCTACTCTTCCGGACATTTTCAGCCTCATGCCGGAGTTTCAAGGTGCAGGACTGTCGTCGGACGTTGGTAGCTACGTTCCACAACTCTCCGCCTATTCCAATCTCAACTTCTACGTGCCTGTCGGAGCAACTACCGTTCCAAAGGATACCGAGGCGCCGGCTTATTCGTCGCTAAAGAATCGAGGAACTTTGTTACGATCTTCCGACCAGTTGGAGACCAAGATCCTGGAGATCCTACAGAAGGTCTATCTTACGAAATCCTACGAGCAAGCCAGAGAGATACCGTCGTTTATTTTAACGGGAAACGCCGTGAGATTCGTTACGTTTACCAAGAGgcaaattgaaattttacaCCTGACGGAATCTCTCCTCCCGCCATCTGCTCGCGCGACTTTTATCACCGAGTTTCTTTCCTATCTTCAGAAGAGCAACGATTTCATCGACGCCGCCAGATACGTAATATGGCCGACGATCGCAAAGTACCAGCCGACTTTATCCGAATTCCCACGATCCGAGGTTCCCGATCACGCAAAGGAGCCAGTTGATCCGCAAGGATCATCGGAGATCGAGGAAAGCTCGATAAATCCTGGGCTTCTGATACAAGAACGAGTCGTGTCGAACGTGGAAAAAGAAAAGGCGGCGGGTATCTTCTTCAGAGACAAGGAATCGCGAAACAGAGTACCTAACGTACCGGTAATCAGCGTATCGGGCACTAGATTTGTCCCAATATTCTCCGAGCTTCCAGAGTCTGTGATTTATAACATTCTTCGATCGGTTCAACTGCAATCCATCAAATCTACTTCGGCAACTTCCAGTTTCACGACCAAAAACCAGGAATTCCTCGACTTGCTTACCGTGCAACAGGCGAATATCATTGGTATCGTGGATACTTTGCTTCCGGACAGTGTTCGACCCGATTTTGTCAACTCGATGCTTTCGTGCTTACGCACCGAAAACTTTCTCATATGCACCAGGGACGTGGTTTGGCCAACGTTGTCGCTCTATTTTCCCTGGTTGCCTAATTTCCCGGATTTTGGAATCGTAAGCAGCGTACGACCCAGTGGTTCGCCCAGTGTCGTCTCTAATTCCACGCTAACGGAATCTAGCTCTAGTTCCGATACCCCGGCTCTCTCAGAGACCGACGTGAAGACAGGACAGCACGGGGACACCACGGTGACCATAACCGACACCAGATTCTTTCCAATTTACAACGAATTGCCAGAGACTATCATATCCAACATCCTGAAAGCTGTTCAATTTTCTATTCCTAATTTACCTGGTTCCCCAGCTCCGGTAAGAACGCAAGAGTTTTCGCCGCATCTGTCCGACCATCAGatcaatattataaatatcgcgGAGAATTTGTTGCCGATTCCAACGAGGCTCGAATATATCGAGAATATGAAGCCATGCATCGAGGAACGAAACTTCTTGCAATGTAGCAGAGACGTTACTTGGCCAACGATCGCCAAGTTTTATCCATGGCTACCTAGCTTCCCGAATTTCGGTACTCTTCAGAATCTGCCTGACGAGTCGAGTTCTCGAGCTGGTTTGATCAAAGAGGCAGAACTTTTAGAGCAAGCCGAGGGAAAAATAGAGAATATCTTATCCGACATTTTGGGCAAGAGTCCGGAATTGGAGCGATCGTATTTAAATCTAACCGATTCTGTTAGCTCCAGTTTGAACAAGAGACAGATAAATATCATCAGATTGGTGGAAAGAGCAATACCAGACGCGGCTAGACAATCTTACGTCACGCGAATGCAAAATTGCATAACGGGTTACAATTTTCTAGCTTGCACGAATAACATAATCTGGCCAATTCTCAAACAATACAGTTTCTCGTTGCCCGACTTTTCCAGCATCAGCGATTTGTTTTCTCAGTTCCCCGGCATCGTACAGATTCCTCCTGACCTGCCAGACTTTGGATCCATCGCCAGTAATATTCCAAGTATTTCTCAACTACCAGGGATTTTACAGATCCCCGGAATTTCCCAGCTGTCAACCGGGTTTCCCACGTTGTCGACGCAGCCTGGCGAACTCGCGGCACGATCAGACTCGCAAAATTCGCAGAGCGATACGCGCGCAGAAGCCCAGGAGGGCAACTCGAAAGGAGACCCAACGATCACGCCGTCAGTAG ACAATGACGGAGCCGTCCCAGGATACGCAAACCAACCGCCAGGCATCCTCATAGACATCTCCAACGAGAAGGTCGACTCGTCCGATACTGGTAGAGAAGCAGCAACTATCGATTCAAAATCGTCGGAAGAAGTTAAACGTAGACAACGTAGGAGCACCATAGACGTCCTCGGCTCTTATTACGATAACGAAGAAGCGGACACAGCGGATAGCTTGGCGTCTTCGAAATCGTCGACCCTGGCGTTGCCAAACATCACGGAATCCGAGTACCTTCGTTTATTGATCAAAATGAAGGAGAATCTGAGATTTTCCAACGCGAATCCCTCTAAATCGGAACAGTATCTCGCCGACAAGTTGAACTCCACGATGAGAAATTCTTTGACCGCCGACCAGTACGAGATCTTAAAGATTATCCAAGACTTGGAAGATCGACCATCGAGCAAAGGACTTACGCAACAGGTTATACAGTGTCTTCTGAGTCTCAGTTTCATACGATGCTTGGGTATCTTCGTTTGGCCGCTTGTCGTCAGTAATCTGCCTTCTCTTCCCGGTCTTCCGTCTCTACCAAGTTTCGGTATCTTGGGGCGTAACTTGGACACGGACAGTCAGGTGCGCAATTTCTTCGGCATGTCGACGACCGACTTCGAGCAGAAGCTGCTGGAAAGGAAGGAATCGATCGAGAGCTTCTTACTCGACTGGTACAGAAAGCTGGCGGAGGACAAGTTTCAAACGGATGTAGGATATCTCAAGATCAAGGGCTATGGGAATAACCAGCTGGGAATTAGCTTCTCCGGATTCAGAGAAGGTAGAGGAGCGAAACTCAAGGATAACAAGAATCTTCCTAGTATATTGACGATCATAAGCGACATAATGGAGGAAGTTTTGGACCAACGACCCGAAGGTGACAGAGCGAAGAAGGATAAGGAGAAGAGGGAAAGAAGCATAAAAGGTTCGAGAGAAACTGATATTCAGTTCTTGAAGAACAGCGAGGAGATCGTTGATATTAAGAGGTCGATAGACGACGATGAGATTATCACGCTGTTTCTCGACAGGATCAGACCGAACGATTCAGAGGTAGAGAACGACGATACCAAGTATACTTCTGATGACGCGTACGATGCTTTCGGAGTTCTCTTTGGGACGAAATTGCACGACAAACTTGCCGGCGAAATAGAATCCCTCGATGCCGAGCTTAGAATGGAAAAAGCAGAGAACGGTCCGATAGAGCCGATAAGGGAAGTGGACATCGTGTCTTTAGAGTCTGAAAAAGATTCTGACGAGTCGAAGGTTCTACCGACGAAGAGCCAAGTGGCGTACGATTTCGAGAAAGAGTCGTCGCGGGACCAAGAAGAAAGACAAAGAAGGAAACGAGCCAAGAACTTTTTCAAATcttttttagagaaatattcgGACAGACGGTCCAAGGACGACTCGAACGCGGAAAGTTTCGATAACGTCGGGGATAATAAAATCATCGAAGAATATGAGAAAGACGCGAAATCCACTTTGGTCGTTCAACTGCCACGTTTACACGAGGAAGTGGTGTCGAGAAAGGTGACCAATTCGATGATTCACATGGGCAAAGCTTTCAAGACGAAGATGACGCAGATGATGCCAGGATTCGGACTGGTCCTGTCGTTTTTGCTTCAAATGGCACTGGCTCACGCGCGTGCAACCGCGTCAATGGCTGGAATGATCAGCAATATGGCCCTCGGAACGGCTATGTTCGGAATGATTCGAGATTCTTTCTTTGGATCGAGCGGTCATCCAAAAATTAAGTACGTTTACGACAACGATAAGAACGGACCAGGAATCTCTTGGCCTACTCAATACGAATCCGGTTCTCGTTACTACGGATAG